Proteins from a genomic interval of Sphingobacterium sp. SYP-B4668:
- a CDS encoding OmpA family protein — protein MKRINILALTLLSALTLFSCKQQALTVNPGAVLSKDGTDDGLKNVKEEFNDASRTDEGIKFSLSSDFLFPTNSSYLTEKSKVELSKVAKLLKEDAKAKIRVDGHTDATGEAGYNLWLSEKRAASVKKFLVDSGISDGRIAIKGLGQTKPVSDNKTPEGRQKNRRVEVVILNGK, from the coding sequence ATGAAGCGGATTAACATATTAGCATTAACCCTACTTTCAGCATTAACGCTTTTTTCTTGTAAACAACAAGCCCTGACTGTAAATCCTGGCGCGGTACTCAGTAAAGATGGAACCGATGACGGGTTGAAAAATGTCAAAGAAGAATTTAACGACGCTTCCCGTACTGATGAAGGTATTAAGTTTTCCCTTTCTTCAGATTTTTTGTTTCCAACCAATTCATCTTATTTGACAGAAAAATCTAAAGTTGAATTGAGTAAAGTTGCCAAACTATTAAAAGAGGATGCAAAAGCAAAAATTCGCGTAGATGGTCATACCGACGCTACTGGTGAAGCGGGGTATAACCTTTGGCTGTCGGAAAAACGTGCAGCATCTGTGAAGAAATTTTTAGTTGATTCAGGTATTTCTGATGGTAGGATTGCGATAAAGGGACTTGGACAAACTAAACCTGTTTCAGATAACAAAACTCCAGAAGGTCGTCAAAAGAATAGAAGAGTAGAGGTCGTTATCTTAAACGGAAAGTAG
- the trxA gene encoding thioredoxin, giving the protein MALEITDSNFEELVLKSDKPVLVDFWAEWCGPCRMVGPVVEEIAKEYEGKAVVGKVDVDSNPEISVRFGIRNIPALLFFKNGEIVDKQVGAVPKSVLTEKLNKQL; this is encoded by the coding sequence ATGGCATTAGAAATTACAGACAGCAATTTTGAAGAATTGGTATTAAAGTCAGACAAACCTGTGTTGGTAGATTTTTGGGCAGAGTGGTGTGGTCCTTGTCGTATGGTAGGTCCAGTTGTCGAAGAAATTGCTAAAGAATACGAAGGTAAAGCAGTAGTAGGTAAGGTAGATGTAGATAGCAATCCTGAAATATCTGTTCGTTTTGGTATCCGTAACATTCCCGCACTTTTGTTTTTCAAGAATGGTGAGATCGTTGATAAACAAGTAGGAGCTGTCCCTAAGTCAGTATTGACCGAGAAATTGAACAAACAATTGTAA
- a CDS encoding acetyl-CoA carboxylase carboxyltransferase subunit alpha gives METTFDFEKPIADLQTQIEKVNQVAEKTKVDMNATIQDLTAKLEETKLEVYNNMTGWQKVQMSRHPERPQTFDYIDMICDEFIELHGDRNVKDDKAIIGGFASIGGQSVMVIGHQKGKNTKERQFRNFGMANPEGYRKALRLMKMAEKFNKPVITLIDTMGAYPGLEAEERGQGEAIARNLLEMSVLKVPIICIVIGEGASGGALGIGIGDRVYMLQNTWYSVISPESCSSILWRSWDHKERAAEALKLTANDMLGNGLIDGIIEEPLGGAHQDPNTTAETVKKRILTDLTILKAKDSDTLVSERIEKFSKMGYVEE, from the coding sequence ATGGAAACGACTTTCGATTTTGAAAAACCCATTGCAGATTTGCAAACGCAGATAGAAAAAGTAAACCAGGTAGCTGAAAAAACCAAGGTAGATATGAATGCTACTATCCAAGATTTGACAGCGAAGTTGGAAGAGACCAAACTTGAGGTTTACAATAATATGACCGGGTGGCAAAAAGTACAGATGTCCAGACACCCAGAGCGTCCGCAAACCTTCGATTATATTGACATGATTTGTGACGAATTCATTGAACTTCATGGCGATAGAAATGTAAAGGACGACAAAGCAATCATAGGTGGTTTTGCCTCCATTGGCGGACAATCAGTTATGGTTATCGGTCATCAAAAAGGTAAGAACACCAAGGAGCGGCAATTCCGTAATTTCGGAATGGCTAATCCTGAAGGATACCGCAAAGCATTACGCTTGATGAAAATGGCGGAAAAATTCAACAAACCCGTCATCACTCTTATTGACACTATGGGTGCGTACCCTGGTCTGGAAGCTGAAGAAAGAGGTCAGGGAGAAGCAATCGCCCGCAATCTTTTGGAAATGTCCGTCCTCAAAGTACCCATTATCTGTATCGTGATTGGTGAGGGCGCTTCTGGTGGTGCCTTAGGAATTGGTATCGGAGATCGTGTATATATGTTACAAAACACATGGTATTCAGTTATTTCACCAGAATCTTGTTCATCTATTTTGTGGAGAAGTTGGGATCATAAAGAAAGAGCTGCTGAAGCATTAAAACTAACGGCCAACGATATGTTAGGAAATGGACTTATCGACGGTATTATAGAAGAACCTCTTGGAGGGGCACACCAAGACCCAAATACGACTGCAGAAACCGTTAAGAAAAGAATCCTAACAGATTTGACAATCTTAAAAGCAAAAGACTCAGACACTTTGGTCAGTGAGAGGATTGAAAAATTCAGCAAAATGGGATATGTAGAAGAATAA
- a CDS encoding glucoamylase family protein produces the protein MKYWSLFACCFFFIVTAVKADTYPEVIFDNSLIGGSYAKSMVTYKGNSWVENVKKHLPVSDTLFFTPGNALSLKYFDAIDGSWEADIFYSRQKFFYQISNKDVLTLKIYVQSQATTLDNLPKLIVKQGYKESLPIKMDSYIDDFTTNSWINVEIPVKDIKNITEGTISAVSFRNEGGSNQNHQLFIDQIEFLPERHPDVKLSSPAILSKAMAYDRQVLLNWQLPLTPSIRYIKIYRSTDKENFEPVAVRPIHMQGCLDRVPEVDKTYYYKIAWVDYNYIESPFSEVKEVKTKKMSDEELMDVVQAAHVNYFVENFDFNSGMYLPYRRKDKAIVSVKESGYAILTLLIGAERKQISRQAVLGRIDKMVNFLEQAQQKDGVFPELFDGRTGLPEYRNQKPKYNLTSTASIIEALLVARQYFFKEDVPEEVVLREKITKIWERVNWKAFSFNSDGVVLWDSWSSVDSTQRSYLLGGFNSSMNAYLLGLSSPTFPLSSQAYNSGYANIHLHGGQLPTYFSQFVVTDSLSTDSISDENTLKDTSAIIWSRSMISDTTKFGLDTKIPELGVPLVDVYRMFFTIAPHGRKDQFIDYEQQVRNLIYIAKRKDNEMGVGTAQSDIWGYYHSRNETNGTRINPAVGTSAVFVDKEVGLKAMKVLYEKYGDVLLTEYGFRAWLDLKDNDVSDEYVAINQAAVAIMMENGRSGLIWKLYSEIPEIKRTQESLLKKD, from the coding sequence ATGAAATATTGGAGCCTATTTGCCTGTTGCTTCTTTTTTATAGTCACTGCAGTCAAAGCTGATACTTATCCTGAAGTGATATTTGATAATAGCTTAATAGGTGGCAGCTATGCCAAAAGTATGGTTACTTACAAAGGAAATAGCTGGGTTGAAAATGTTAAAAAGCACCTTCCTGTATCCGATACGCTGTTTTTTACTCCGGGAAATGCATTGTCCTTAAAATACTTTGATGCCATTGATGGATCCTGGGAAGCGGATATATTTTATAGTAGACAGAAGTTCTTTTATCAAATATCCAATAAGGATGTCTTAACTTTAAAGATATACGTTCAGAGTCAGGCCACCACTCTGGACAATCTCCCAAAATTGATTGTCAAACAAGGCTATAAAGAGTCCTTACCTATAAAGATGGATTCTTATATTGACGACTTTACAACTAATAGTTGGATTAATGTGGAGATTCCTGTTAAGGATATCAAAAATATTACAGAAGGAACCATAAGTGCCGTCAGCTTTAGAAATGAGGGTGGCAGCAATCAAAATCATCAGTTGTTTATCGATCAAATTGAATTTCTCCCTGAGCGGCACCCTGATGTTAAACTGTCCTCTCCGGCGATTCTATCTAAGGCTATGGCCTATGATAGGCAGGTCCTACTAAACTGGCAATTACCTTTAACACCTAGCATCCGTTATATCAAAATATACCGCTCTACGGATAAAGAGAACTTTGAGCCCGTAGCAGTGAGACCAATACACATGCAGGGTTGTCTTGATCGTGTGCCTGAAGTAGACAAGACCTACTATTATAAAATCGCTTGGGTGGACTATAATTATATAGAATCACCCTTTTCAGAAGTGAAAGAAGTGAAGACGAAAAAAATGTCTGACGAGGAGTTGATGGATGTGGTGCAAGCGGCACACGTGAACTATTTTGTGGAAAATTTTGATTTCAATAGCGGGATGTATCTTCCTTATCGTAGAAAGGACAAGGCTATTGTCTCAGTTAAGGAGTCGGGGTATGCAATATTAACACTGTTAATCGGCGCAGAGAGAAAGCAAATTAGCAGACAGGCTGTTCTGGGAAGGATTGATAAAATGGTCAATTTTTTGGAACAGGCACAACAAAAGGATGGTGTTTTTCCTGAGCTATTTGATGGAAGGACAGGGTTGCCGGAATATCGAAACCAGAAACCAAAGTACAACCTCACATCTACAGCGAGTATTATTGAAGCCCTATTGGTTGCTAGGCAGTATTTCTTTAAAGAAGATGTGCCCGAGGAAGTTGTATTACGCGAGAAAATTACCAAAATTTGGGAACGAGTGAATTGGAAAGCTTTTTCTTTCAATAGTGATGGGGTGGTCTTGTGGGATAGTTGGTCTTCAGTAGATAGTACTCAACGGTCATATCTTTTAGGTGGATTTAATAGCAGTATGAACGCATATTTGTTAGGACTGTCTTCGCCGACCTTCCCGCTTTCGTCGCAAGCCTACAATAGTGGCTATGCAAACATCCATCTTCACGGGGGGCAATTGCCTACTTATTTTTCACAATTTGTAGTCACAGATTCCCTATCAACAGACTCTATTTCGGATGAGAATACCTTAAAAGATACATCGGCTATAATCTGGTCGCGGTCTATGATAAGTGATACAACCAAATTTGGTTTGGATACCAAAATTCCAGAACTTGGGGTGCCTCTTGTGGATGTGTATCGTATGTTTTTTACCATAGCCCCGCATGGTCGTAAAGATCAATTTATAGACTATGAACAACAAGTACGCAATCTTATCTATATTGCCAAGAGAAAGGATAATGAGATGGGAGTGGGGACGGCCCAATCAGATATTTGGGGATATTATCATTCTCGTAATGAAACAAATGGTACACGCATCAATCCCGCAGTAGGTACATCCGCTGTCTTTGTCGATAAGGAGGTAGGATTGAAAGCGATGAAAGTACTCTATGAAAAATATGGAGATGTTCTTTTGACGGAATATGGATTTAGAGCTTGGTTAGATTTAAAAGATAATGATGTTTCTGATGAGTATGTAGCAATTAATCAGGCCGCTGTAGCTATTATGATGGAGAATGGAAGGTCTGGTTTGATTTGGAAGCTTTACAGCGAAATTCCAGAGATTAAGAGAACACAAGAGTCTTTATTAAAAAAGGATTAA
- the ygiD gene encoding 4,5-DOPA dioxygenase extradiol — protein MLTGWKELQELSSSLKSQSKLMPALFVGHGSPMNGIEDNEFSRNWAQLAKEIPEPQAVLVVSAHWYTDSTKITAMESPQTIHDFYGFPKELFAIEYPAPGSPVLAEETKALITQTHVELDHDWGLDHGTWTVVRHMYPDAKIPVLQLSIDYRQHPLWHYDLGKELQGLRRKGVLIIGSGNMVHNLRMISWKMIDGGGYDWAYDMNDTFKSLIQKREHKTLVQYDQLGAAAILAIPTPEHYLPMLYTLGLQGDKEDVTFFNDKLVGGSLNMTSFKISQ, from the coding sequence ATGTTAACTGGATGGAAAGAATTACAAGAATTGTCGAGTAGCCTCAAATCCCAGAGTAAACTCATGCCCGCTCTCTTTGTCGGTCACGGGTCGCCAATGAATGGAATCGAGGACAACGAGTTTTCTAGAAATTGGGCACAATTGGCGAAGGAGATTCCAGAGCCCCAAGCAGTATTGGTGGTGTCGGCCCATTGGTATACCGATAGTACAAAGATTACAGCTATGGAAAGCCCTCAGACCATTCATGACTTTTATGGTTTTCCCAAAGAATTGTTTGCGATAGAGTATCCAGCACCCGGCAGTCCTGTATTGGCCGAGGAAACCAAGGCTTTAATTACACAGACGCATGTAGAATTGGATCACGACTGGGGATTGGATCACGGCACTTGGACAGTAGTGCGACATATGTATCCTGATGCTAAGATTCCAGTACTCCAGTTGAGTATTGACTATCGTCAACACCCTTTATGGCATTATGATTTAGGTAAAGAGTTGCAGGGATTGAGGAGAAAAGGCGTACTTATTATAGGAAGCGGTAATATGGTACATAATCTGCGAATGATATCCTGGAAAATGATAGATGGAGGTGGATATGATTGGGCCTATGATATGAATGATACCTTCAAGAGTTTAATCCAAAAGAGAGAGCATAAGACACTTGTTCAATATGATCAGTTGGGAGCAGCAGCAATTTTAGCGATACCAACCCCAGAACATTATTTGCCGATGCTATATACCTTGGGACTACAGGGAGATAAAGAAGATGTCACGTTTTTTAATGATAAGCTTGTGGGTGGGTCTTTAAACATGACGTCCTTTAAAATATCGCAATAA
- the dnaE gene encoding DNA polymerase III subunit alpha — protein MYIIFDTETTGLPKRWDAPITDTDNWPRCIQIAWQLHDEMGNLIEHADFLIKPDGFNIPYDAEKIHGVSTALAEEEGIPIQEALIKFNEALAKAKFVVGQNIGFDINIMGCELYRYQVESPMASMPVLDTCTEVTANLLKIPGGRGGRFKLPNLTELHTFLFGVPFAEAHNATADVEATTRCFLELVRQEVFTLEELQQDTGYFVEFRKHNPEPIQTVGLKHINLKQASDEIRSRLSEESREKVFVDAEAVAAMKAATFVHLHNHSQFSVLQSTISIGGLVDAAIKNNMPAVALTDHGNMMGAFHFVSRVIGHNKEVEAKNQELIANGEIPTGKIITPIVGCEFYVCEDHLDKTRKDNGYQVVFLAKNKSGYHNLAKMASIAYTKGFYYVPRIDKKVVEQYKEDLIVLSGNLQGEVPSKVLNIGENQAEEALVWWKEQFKGDFYIEVMRHGQEDESRVNETLLSLARKHQVKVVGTNNTYYVNKADAHAHDILLCVKDGEKLSTPKGRGRGFRFGLPNQEYYFKSTEEMKKVFADLPEAIVNIQEVIDKIEIYKLNRDVLLPKFEIPEQFQVAEDNDDGGKRGENKFLAHLTYVGATKRYAEITDDIRERLDFELATIEKTGYPGYFLIVQDFISAAREMGVSVGPGRGSAAGSAVAYCLGITNIDPIQYDLLFERFLNPDRVSMPDIDIDFDDEGRGRVMQYVIDKYGSSQVAQIITYGTMAAKSSIKDTARVLDLPLSEANEIAKLIPNLKLSKIFNMGEKALKEALRAEELEAVNKLISISEGAGLEAETIKQARVLEGSMRNTGIHACGVIITPDDITNFVPVSLAKDSDLYVTQFDNSVVESAGLLKMDFLGLKTLTLIKDTVVNVKLRHGIDLDPDNFPIDDQLTYELFQRGETVGVFQYESPGMQKHMKDLKPTVFADLIAMNALYRPGPMEYIPSFIKRKHGVEPIIYDLDACEEYLKETYGITVYQEQVMLLSQKLAGFSKGDADVLRKAMGKKQKAVLDKMKPKFVSQAVEKGHHAKTLEKIWTDWEAFASYAFNKSHSTCYAWVAYQTAYLKAHFPAEYMAAVLSNNMNDIKQVTFFMEECRRMGLEVLGPDVNESHYKFTVNDRGAIRFGMGAVKGVGAGAVDTIVQTREGSPYKSVFDMAKRIDLRAANKKAFESLAYAGGFDSFKETHRAQYFNSDTDNSTGLEKAIKFGQRFKENESSAQASLFGGESSAELPEPVLAPCSQWGLIEKLKYEKDVIGIYLTSHPLDNYKFEIKHFCQNIVRELQLINKVKASEVEEEVLLEFNRIKNKEVIIGGIIAVANHRVSKNGKPFGSLIIEDYSDSFEMMVFGEDYVKFKGYLQEGYFVQIRGLVQERFRQVGNWGFELKSIQLLSDLRDKLAKSFTVQVPLQVLNDEFVHSMKELVSATKTEGQEANCQLKFKIVDIQDGFNIEMPAKSIKINLTNEFLDGIEQFEGVNYRLN, from the coding sequence ATGTATATAATATTTGATACGGAGACCACAGGTCTACCAAAGCGGTGGGATGCGCCAATTACAGATACAGACAATTGGCCTAGATGTATACAGATTGCTTGGCAACTGCATGATGAGATGGGTAATCTCATAGAGCATGCCGATTTTTTGATAAAACCAGATGGGTTTAACATACCCTATGATGCCGAGAAAATTCATGGGGTATCAACAGCATTAGCCGAAGAAGAAGGTATTCCCATTCAAGAAGCCTTAATCAAATTCAATGAAGCTCTAGCCAAAGCGAAATTTGTTGTTGGTCAAAATATAGGCTTTGATATCAACATCATGGGGTGTGAATTGTATCGTTATCAGGTGGAGTCGCCCATGGCTAGTATGCCTGTGTTGGATACTTGTACGGAGGTGACGGCTAATTTATTGAAAATTCCGGGTGGACGCGGTGGACGATTTAAACTACCCAATCTGACAGAGTTACATACCTTCCTTTTTGGAGTGCCATTTGCAGAGGCGCATAATGCGACTGCCGATGTGGAAGCAACGACCCGTTGTTTCTTGGAATTGGTCCGTCAAGAGGTCTTCACTTTGGAAGAACTTCAGCAGGACACCGGATATTTTGTTGAGTTCAGGAAACACAATCCAGAGCCTATACAGACAGTAGGACTGAAGCATATTAATTTAAAGCAGGCTTCGGATGAGATTCGATCAAGATTAAGTGAGGAGAGTAGGGAAAAGGTATTTGTCGATGCGGAGGCCGTTGCGGCGATGAAAGCTGCAACCTTTGTGCACTTACATAATCACTCCCAGTTCTCGGTATTGCAATCAACAATATCAATCGGAGGTCTAGTTGATGCGGCAATCAAGAATAACATGCCAGCTGTTGCATTGACGGATCATGGTAATATGATGGGGGCTTTCCATTTCGTAAGTCGTGTCATCGGACACAATAAAGAGGTTGAAGCGAAAAATCAAGAATTGATTGCTAATGGGGAGATTCCAACCGGGAAAATTATCACACCTATTGTCGGCTGCGAATTTTATGTTTGTGAAGACCATCTCGATAAAACTCGGAAAGACAACGGTTATCAAGTTGTATTTCTTGCCAAGAATAAAAGCGGTTACCACAACCTTGCAAAAATGGCATCCATAGCATATACTAAAGGTTTTTACTACGTTCCAAGGATTGATAAGAAGGTAGTCGAGCAGTATAAAGAAGATCTTATTGTTTTGTCTGGTAATTTGCAAGGTGAGGTCCCTAGTAAAGTCTTGAATATTGGTGAAAATCAAGCTGAAGAAGCTTTAGTATGGTGGAAGGAACAATTTAAAGGTGATTTCTATATAGAAGTCATGCGTCATGGACAGGAAGACGAAAGTCGTGTCAATGAAACGTTGCTTTCACTAGCCCGTAAGCATCAAGTTAAAGTGGTGGGGACTAATAATACCTATTATGTCAATAAAGCCGATGCTCATGCCCACGATATTTTGCTGTGTGTAAAGGACGGAGAGAAATTGTCGACCCCTAAGGGACGTGGAAGAGGTTTTAGATTTGGACTTCCAAATCAAGAATACTATTTTAAATCCACTGAGGAAATGAAAAAGGTTTTTGCCGATCTTCCAGAAGCCATTGTCAATATACAAGAAGTCATAGACAAGATTGAAATATATAAATTAAATCGTGACGTCTTGCTTCCTAAGTTCGAAATACCTGAGCAATTTCAGGTTGCTGAAGATAACGACGACGGAGGAAAGCGAGGGGAAAATAAGTTTTTGGCTCACTTAACTTATGTTGGAGCTACTAAGCGATATGCTGAAATTACCGATGACATCCGGGAACGATTAGATTTTGAATTAGCGACGATTGAAAAGACTGGATATCCAGGTTATTTTCTAATTGTCCAGGATTTTATTTCTGCAGCTCGTGAAATGGGGGTTTCTGTAGGGCCAGGACGGGGGTCGGCAGCAGGTTCCGCTGTTGCGTATTGCTTAGGGATCACCAATATCGATCCGATTCAATATGATTTGCTTTTTGAGCGATTTCTAAATCCGGATCGTGTATCCATGCCCGATATTGATATTGACTTTGATGATGAGGGAAGGGGGAGAGTCATGCAATACGTAATTGATAAATATGGCTCATCGCAAGTTGCGCAGATTATTACCTATGGTACAATGGCTGCCAAATCATCTATTAAGGATACAGCGCGTGTGCTTGATTTGCCTTTATCCGAAGCGAATGAGATTGCTAAACTTATTCCGAATCTGAAATTAAGTAAGATTTTCAACATGGGGGAGAAGGCATTGAAAGAAGCACTACGCGCAGAAGAATTGGAAGCTGTCAATAAACTCATATCCATATCAGAAGGTGCAGGTCTTGAGGCTGAGACTATCAAGCAGGCTAGGGTCTTAGAGGGATCAATGCGTAATACGGGGATACATGCTTGTGGCGTCATCATTACCCCGGATGACATCACCAACTTTGTACCTGTATCCTTGGCTAAAGATTCAGACCTATATGTCACTCAGTTCGATAACTCCGTGGTGGAGAGTGCGGGACTTCTCAAAATGGACTTTTTGGGGTTAAAGACATTGACGTTGATTAAAGATACAGTCGTCAACGTTAAGCTAAGACATGGTATTGACTTAGATCCGGATAATTTTCCAATTGATGATCAATTGACTTATGAGCTTTTCCAAAGGGGAGAGACTGTGGGAGTGTTCCAATATGAATCTCCTGGTATGCAAAAGCATATGAAGGATCTGAAACCTACTGTATTTGCTGATTTGATTGCAATGAATGCGTTATACCGACCGGGTCCAATGGAGTATATTCCTAGCTTTATTAAGCGTAAGCATGGTGTAGAGCCTATTATTTACGATTTGGATGCTTGCGAGGAATATCTAAAAGAGACCTATGGAATCACGGTTTATCAGGAACAAGTAATGCTCCTATCCCAAAAGCTGGCCGGCTTTTCTAAAGGTGATGCCGACGTACTACGTAAAGCGATGGGAAAGAAGCAGAAAGCTGTATTGGATAAGATGAAACCAAAATTTGTCTCCCAAGCAGTCGAAAAAGGGCATCATGCCAAAACACTAGAAAAGATCTGGACCGATTGGGAAGCATTTGCGAGTTATGCCTTTAATAAGTCACACTCCACTTGCTATGCTTGGGTTGCCTATCAAACAGCCTATTTAAAGGCACATTTTCCAGCAGAGTATATGGCTGCTGTACTGTCCAACAATATGAATGATATCAAGCAGGTTACCTTTTTTATGGAGGAATGCCGTAGAATGGGATTGGAAGTGTTGGGGCCTGATGTCAACGAGTCGCATTACAAATTTACGGTAAATGATCGTGGAGCAATTCGTTTTGGAATGGGCGCTGTAAAAGGTGTCGGTGCAGGAGCCGTAGACACTATTGTACAGACCCGTGAAGGAAGTCCGTATAAATCTGTGTTTGATATGGCCAAAAGAATAGATTTGAGAGCTGCTAATAAAAAAGCTTTTGAAAGTTTGGCCTATGCGGGTGGGTTTGATAGTTTTAAGGAAACCCATCGGGCACAATACTTTAATTCGGATACGGACAATTCAACAGGACTAGAGAAAGCTATAAAATTTGGCCAACGCTTTAAGGAAAATGAGAGTTCTGCTCAGGCCAGTCTCTTTGGTGGAGAAAGTAGTGCCGAACTGCCAGAGCCAGTTCTGGCCCCCTGTTCGCAATGGGGCTTGATTGAAAAGTTGAAGTATGAAAAGGATGTTATTGGGATCTATTTGACCAGTCACCCTTTAGATAATTATAAATTTGAAATTAAACACTTCTGCCAGAATATTGTAAGAGAACTCCAATTAATAAATAAAGTGAAGGCTTCTGAAGTCGAAGAAGAAGTATTGCTGGAATTCAATCGGATTAAGAATAAGGAAGTTATTATTGGTGGAATAATTGCTGTTGCGAATCATCGTGTTTCTAAGAATGGTAAACCCTTTGGGTCGTTGATCATTGAAGATTACTCCGATTCATTTGAAATGATGGTTTTTGGAGAAGATTATGTCAAATTTAAAGGATACCTTCAAGAAGGCTATTTCGTGCAGATACGAGGCTTGGTTCAAGAGCGATTTAGGCAGGTCGGGAATTGGGGCTTTGAGCTGAAGAGCATACAGTTGCTCTCGGATTTGAGAGACAAACTCGCCAAAAGCTTTACCGTACAAGTTCCTCTGCAGGTACTGAACGATGAGTTCGTACACAGTATGAAGGAACTCGTTTCAGCGACAAAGACCGAAGGTCAAGAGGCTAATTGTCAATTGAAATTCAAAATTGTCGATATCCAAGATGGCTTCAATATTGAAATGCCTGCAAAATCCATTAAAATTAATCTTACCAACGAGTTTCTTGATGGAATAGAGCAATTTGAAGGGGTCAATTATAGATTGAATTGA